Sequence from the Paenibacillus riograndensis SBR5 genome:
GAAAGACGCTGTAGCCGATTACACCGGTTCCGTGGATACGTTTAAGCGGGAACTGAAGGATCTGACGGATGTGCCGGTATGGCTCGTGCATGCACAAAATGACCCGATCACGGATAGCCGGACGAGTACGCTGGCGTATGAGGCATTGACCGGATTGGGCAACAAGCAGGCCAAGCTGAGCATTTATGACGATGCGTTTATGGCCTCTCAACAGTTGTATGGAGATTTTAGACACTGTTCTTGGGTAACCGTATTTAACGATAAGAACATGTTGGCTTGGTTGTTTGAGCAGAAAAAAACAGCTGACACACCGGTCTCGCTGCAGCAGGATGCTCAAGTGACACGCGCGGAGTTGGCCGCGTTATTGGCGGACCGGCTGAACCTTGCCGAGGTGATCGGCACCGATATTTATACGGATACTGATAATTCGCCTCAGGATCTGGCTATTCGTCAGAATACGACGGCCGGGATCATGAAAGGCATCGGCGGCAGCCGGTTTGCCCCAAAATTGGCCGTGACGCGGGCGCAGCTCGCGGCGATCGCCGATAATATCGTGCGGAATGCGGGACTGGAGCATGCCTCCTCTTCAGCCAGCGCGGCAAAGTTCAGCGACGTGCCAATCGGGCATTGGGCTTCCGAAGCGATTGCGCGTTCCGTTGCGGCTGGAATCCTGAAGGGTGATTCCGCAACCCGCTTTGCGCCGAATCGGTTCGTAACCGGGGCGGAAGCAACCAAGTTTGCGGAAATGCTGGCTACTATGAGATAAGTAAAATGTAATTATACAATTGAAGCTTGCAAAAAACCTGCACAATTGCAGGTTTTTTGTTTTGCTAAATTCCCGCATGTATTTGGTTTTACTTGCGCTTCGCTAAGTTATTCCATACCCGAAGCCGTCCCCTGGACTTCATCGATCAATTGCTTCACCCATGCCCATTCATGTTCGGTTTGCGTTTTTTTGAAACGAATGACTTCCGTTATGAACCGATTTCTCGACTGGCCAAGATCGTATTGGCGGCTGTGCTTTAGCTCCTCTTCCAACACGCTCAGCCGCTTTTGCAAAATGTCAAGCTGCAATTCGGGCTCCAAGCGGTCGAACAGCGCGACGCGAACCAGGAACTCCATTGGATTGGCGGCCGCTTTCCGCGGAAAGTCGCGAATGAGCTCAATAAAAACTTCTTCTCCCGTGTCCGTCAACAGATAGACATGGCGGTCGGGCTTACCGTCCACTTTCTCAACCTCTTTCGTCATAGCCCCCATTTCCTGAAACCGCCGCAACGCAGGGTACAATAAATTGTTATTGATCTCGAACGATTCCCCCAGCGCTTCCTGAATATTTTTTTTGATTTCATAACCGTGCTTAGGCCCTTTTAAAAGCTGCCCCAAAATCAAAATATCTGCATACATTAAAATCACCTTTCTGTGAATTTTTTGTGAATAGTTTCAATTTAATTTACTTAATTTGTATTTTGTGTGTTAAAATTTCTTATAGGTTAATTTAACATAAGTTATTTTAATTTAGAAGCACTCAAAATCATTCCGTATGGGAGGGAACATGATGAACGCATATCGCCAAGTGATCTTGCTGAACGAAATTTCGAAGCTTGCAACAAAACAAGCGCAATGGGAACCGTATGCCTGGTACAAGGACATGAGGGACCGTAATCCCGTCTACTACGATGCCGAGCAGGATGTTTGGAACGTATTTTCATATGACCACGTCAAGCGCGTGCTGTTCGACCATGAGTTGTTCTCCAACAAAAAGGAACGAAGCCTGATTCCGACTCCCATCCAATTGGATAACCGGAGTAACGTCAATCTCGTCGATCCGCCGGAACACCGCAAACGGCGCGCGCTCCTCACCCAGGCTTTTACACCCCGCAGCCTAAAAGAATGGGAGCCCCGGATCCAGGAGATCGTCGACGAACTGATCACAAATATGGAAGGCGCTCCGGTCATCGATATCGTGCAAAAGCTGGCGATTCCGTTACCGGTTACCGTCATCGCGGACCTGCTTGGGGTCCCTTCCCGGGCTCGCGGGCAGATCAAAGCATGGTCCGACATCCTTTTTCTCCCTTATAATAAGAAAGCATACACCGACATCGAACAGCAAAAGGGCCGGGCCATGAAAGAGTTCGCCGAGTTTTTGTATCCCATCGTTTTGGAGAAACGGAAGCACCCGGCGGATGACATCATCTCCGACCTGACCCAAGCCGAACTGGAGGGCGAGAAGCTGACGGACGAAGAAGTAGTCAGGTCAGCCATAGGGCTGCTCGGAGCAGGCAACGAAACAACGACGACGCTGATCTCCAACATTTTCTATTGCATGCTGTTCGATCAACCGGGTGTTTATCAAGAGCTAAGAGCCGATTTGAGCTTGGTTCCCAAGCTGATCGAGGAAGTGCTGCGTTTCCGCTTCGGGGCGACGATTGATCGGAAGGTAGCCCAGGACACCAACGTCTTCGGGCCCGAGATGAAAGCGGGGCAAGTCGTTGTGGCCTGGATTGGCGCCGCCAACCGGGACGAGTCGCACTTTACCCGCGCAGACGTATTCGATATCCATCGTCCCGGCAATCAGCAGCATATGACCTTTGGAGCTGGTCCGCATTTCTGCCTGGGCGCCCCGCTCGCGCGGTTGGAAGCGAATATGGCACTAGCCTCGTTTGTTAGACGATTCCCTGATATTCAACAGACAGATGGGTTCAACCTTGACGAGCATTTGACCGCTTCGGCCACGGGTCAGTCCTTGAAGAGTCTTACTATTGGGACAGCATAAAACAAATTGCGCTTCAATTGATTACAAAAGCCGCCAGGGGCTATCCCAAAGTCATTGGTAAGGGACAGTCTCTGGCGGCTTTTGTTTCGGATTATGTATATGCGCTGCCGTGGCATCCCGATCATAAAATCATATCATTGAGGAAACAAATATTATGGTAGAACAAAATGGCTACGCCGACCTTCATGCAACGTAGCCGCTTTAAATTTCAGTTTAGCGTTGCCCGGAGGCTCCTTTATGGATCCTTCAGTAATTCCAAGTGGAAAAAGGTTAACTAATTCAGCTCATTTCGCTCTTGACGAAGGAATATGACCCAATTAAGTTTCCTTTTGGCTAGTCTAGGGTTTTGGCAAGGAATGCTATTGCCATATTGAACCAAACGGCCACTTCATCGTTGACCATATTAGGTGAGCCTGCCGTTGTTGCCTTTGCTAAGGATAGACCATGTTCTCCACCTGCAAATAGGTGGAATTCTATCCTTCTTCCATTTTTAAGCATCGCCTGAACAAATTGAATGGCCCCAGATACGGGCACGAGAATGTCATTTTCAGTCGCCCAAACAAATGAAGGAACCGTATCCTCTGAAACTAGCAAATCTGTTGAATACGATTGTAGATCCTCCGCCTTCCAATCTGGTTTCCCCGTCATATTTCGA
This genomic interval carries:
- a CDS encoding PadR family transcriptional regulator; amino-acid sequence: MYADILILGQLLKGPKHGYEIKKNIQEALGESFEINNNLLYPALRRFQEMGAMTKEVEKVDGKPDRHVYLLTDTGEEVFIELIRDFPRKAAANPMEFLVRVALFDRLEPELQLDILQKRLSVLEEELKHSRQYDLGQSRNRFITEVIRFKKTQTEHEWAWVKQLIDEVQGTASGME
- a CDS encoding cytochrome P450, coding for MNAYRQVILLNEISKLATKQAQWEPYAWYKDMRDRNPVYYDAEQDVWNVFSYDHVKRVLFDHELFSNKKERSLIPTPIQLDNRSNVNLVDPPEHRKRRALLTQAFTPRSLKEWEPRIQEIVDELITNMEGAPVIDIVQKLAIPLPVTVIADLLGVPSRARGQIKAWSDILFLPYNKKAYTDIEQQKGRAMKEFAEFLYPIVLEKRKHPADDIISDLTQAELEGEKLTDEEVVRSAIGLLGAGNETTTTLISNIFYCMLFDQPGVYQELRADLSLVPKLIEEVLRFRFGATIDRKVAQDTNVFGPEMKAGQVVVAWIGAANRDESHFTRADVFDIHRPGNQQHMTFGAGPHFCLGAPLARLEANMALASFVRRFPDIQQTDGFNLDEHLTASATGQSLKSLTIGTA